A genomic window from Prunus persica cultivar Lovell chromosome G2, Prunus_persica_NCBIv2, whole genome shotgun sequence includes:
- the LOC18786328 gene encoding zinc finger CCCH domain-containing protein 54 codes for MWRAVHQGYYELPNPYLSQYPYQYQYQYYPGHLMGPAQYNDPIMDNAIYGSDEFRMYAYKVKRCPRMRSHDWTECPYAHRGEKAQRRDPRQYSYAAIACPAYRNGRCHKGDLCDLSHGVFEYWLHPDRYRTRACNGTPHCMRRVCFFAHTPDELRPEPEFYPRKFYVPHPYDQYPRRPYRPHNCAYRAVQAGRGMYGGGHRGGRSATVEEYEMILKNKKIMDDSFGKVESFLNSLRSLTLSDEPFEFEDEIEAMDIYEMVEAAPSVSELPEFDWVTELLQ; via the coding sequence ATGTGGAGAGCCGTGCATCAAGGTTACTATGAGCTGCCCAACCCGTACCTGAGCCAGTACCCGTACCAATACCAGTACCAGTATTATCCGGGTCACCTGATGGGTCCGGCCCAGTACAACGACCCGATCATGGACAATGCAATCTACGGGTCGGACGAGTTCCGGATGTACGCCTACAAGGTCAAGCGGTGCCCTCGCATGCGCAGCCACGACTGGACCGAGTGCCCCTACGCCCACCGTGGCGAGAAGGCGCAGAGGCGCGACCCGCGCCAGTACTCGTACGCCGCAATCGCGTGCCCCGCTTACCGGAACGGGAGGTGCCACAAGGGGGACCTCTGCGACCTCTCGCACGGCGTGTTCGAGTACTGGCTCCACCCAGACAGGTACCGCACCCGCGCATGCAATGGGACTCCGCATTGCATGCGTAGGGTGTGTTTCTTCGCGCACACCCCTGACGAGCTCCGCCCCGAGCCCGAATTTTACCCACGCAAGTTCTATGTGCCGCATCCATACGATCAGTACCCGCGCCGCCCGTACCGTCCGCATAACTGTGCGTACCGGGCGGTCCAGGCGGGAAGGGGGATGTACGGTGGTGGACATCGAGGCGGCAGGTCAGCGACCGTGGAGGAGTATGAGATGATactgaagaacaagaagattaTGGACGATTCTTTTGGAAAGGTGGAGAGTTTCCTGAACAGTCTGAGGTCCTTGACGCTGAGTGATGAGCCTTTCGAATTCGAAGACGAGATTGAGGCGATGGATATTTATGAGATGGTGGAGGCAGCACCATCGGTTTCGGAGCTGCCGGAGTTCGACTGGGTTACAGAGCTGTTGCAGTAA